Part of the Candidatus Poribacteria bacterium genome is shown below.
TCATCAATCGTATCTTTCCCGATGGAATCGATGCCTCATACTTTGAAGCGTGGAAGCAGACACAGCAGCACTATATTGAAGAGGCAATGGACTATTTCTCGGACGTACCGGTCTGGAAGGTGAATCTATTCTCTGAAGAGATCGTGGGCGAACAAGGGCTACACCGGTTGGCAGATACGCTCTATTCAGAGATTAATCCAGCGGATCAGTTTTCCAAAGAACGTCCGTATCAATTCCAAAAAACAGCAGATGCGTATCAGTTGTCTATGCGTCTTCCTTTTTTGAGCAAAGAGGAAATTGAATTGACAAAACATGGCGACGAATTAATCGTCACGGTGGGTGGTTTTAAGCAACATGTTACATTACCGCGGACCCTCTCCAATAAAAAAACAACCGGTGCAAAACTAACTGGTGATCAACTCGTGATTAAGTTTGAGGGAGAAAATCAACCGTAGAGATCTATTGGGAAATGTATGCGAGTTAAAGTGGACACGGCGGTTTTTACTGTAACAGGGACGACACTTTTAACGTTCTTTATAGCGAGTCGCATTGGCACCATCTGGATTCTTTATCCAAACGTGTTAAGTGCAACCGTTTTATTTGTCTATTGTATTTGGCAGACTGACGAGGATGCATCGCTGCTTTCGAGAAGTTCCGTTTTTGGAATCGCAACCACGCTGACCTACGTACCGATAGATTGGTTGTTCTCACGGAAAGCTCACCTGCTTTTCTATCTTCGTTCGGATTTTTTGGCAGGTCAAACGACACCGATTGGACTCATACTGAACTGGGTGGTCTTCGCGACGTTAGTGGCATACTGTTATCAGCGACTCGCGATGATTTTCCGAACCCGTTTTGTATCTGAGTCTGGGAGTCCAAGAATTGGGTTCATAGGAACTGCAATGTTGGCGGCAGGTATAACGAGCATTGTTGCTGTAGTTGGCAGTACCCTAATTTATGAGTTTGGCGCATCGTATTTGTGGACGTGGAATGCCACACAGGTAGATTTGATACCACACATCGCATCCGTGCCGGTTTTTATGCCGGTTTCTTTTCTTTTTACTTTTCTGTTGTGTCCTTACTTTTTCGGGGTAGACGGCAGTTTTCTGAGGGAACAACACGCAGGTGTGGCTGGGATACGGTGTGGTATCTTTATGGGAGCACTGCAGTTCTTCGGTTTCCTTCTGTTTTACGTTTGGAAATAGGAGCAGATTAAAACAATAGAACGATTCATCTGAAAACAATAACTGCGCAAAAGGAAATCACAAGTATGCGAATTCGCTCAACAACAATTTTAGCCGTTCGTCGCGACGGTGAAGTTGCTATCGGGGGTGATGGTCAAGTCACTTTAGGCGACACAGCGATGAAGCACGGTGCACGCAAAATCCGTAAGATCCATAACGACAAGGTACTCATCGGTTTTGCGGGTTCCGCATCGGATGCAATTACTTTATATGAAAATTTAGAGAAAAAACTGGAACAATACCGTGGAAATCTTCAGAAATCAGCGGTAGAACTCGCACGAGAGTGGCGTAGCGATAGGGTACTAAGACAAGTGGATGCATTAATGATCGCTGCAGATGCCAGTGACAGTTATCTCATTTCGGGAAGCGGCGATGTTATTGCCCCGGATGACAATGTCTTAGCAATCGGTTCCGGTGGGTCTATTGCCCTCGCTGCGGCGAGAGCGATGCTCAAATACTCAGATTTAACCGCAAAAGAGATTGCTTCAGAGGCACTTCAACTCACAAGTGAAATTTGTATTTACACGAATGCTAAAATTGAGGTTGACACAATTGAGATTTAATGCGATGCTATCCGAGTAGCATCGCATTAAGTTGTTAACGCCTATCTCGTAATACACGGTTGTCGGGAAAATATCGGACTTCATCCCAGCAAACGATTATGAGGTGATTGGTAGGATTGGTAATTTTGGGGAGGTTACCCTTGGACAAACCGAATGCAACGCGTGACAAGAACACTTTAGCGGCTGCACTCACGCCGCGGCAGATTGTTGAGGAGTTAGATAAATATATTATCGGGCAGTTTGAGGCGAAACGTTCTGTCGCTATTGCCCTCCGCAATCGCGCGCGGCGCCAGATGTTGGCGGAAGATATGCAAGACGAAGTCTCACCGAAGAACATCATCATGATAGGTTCAACAGGTGTAGGAAAAACTGAAATCGCACGCAGACTTGCTCGTCTTGTTGACGCACCCTTCATCAAGGTGGAAGCGTCGAAGTATACCGAAATCGGTTACGTGGGGCGAGATGTTGAATCCATGATTCGCGATCTCACTGAAACTGCTATTAGCCGCGTCAAGGCTGAGCAAACTGAAGCGGTTCAGGAAAAAGCACTCGAATCCACTGAAGAACGACTGCTGGATTGCATCTTCCCGGTTCCGCGTTCGCTTCAGCGACGACCCCGCTTGCAAGACGAGGAACTTGAGGAACCGGAGGAAGAGGATGATGACATCATCCTTCAACTTCCGTTCGACCTCGGGTCCGACGCAGAAACCGAAGCAGAGGAAACCAAAGAGAAGGAACGTGAACGTTATCTCAAAACTCGAGAGAAATTTAGAGATTGGCTGCGCGAAGGCAGACTTGAGGATAGACCCGTTGAAATTAATGTCAAACATCAGAGCATGCCCTTTGTTGAAATCTTCTCGCCCGGTGGTATTGAGGAGATGGACATCAATTTTAAGGATATGTTCAGTAACATCCTACCGAATCAGACAAAGAAACGACGCGTTCCGGTCTCTGAAGCACGTACCATCTTGATGCAAGAGGAATCTGAAAAACTCATTGATATGGATGCTGTTATCACTGAAGCCATTCAAAGGGTTGAAAACTCTGGCATCGTTTTTTTAGATGAAATCGACAAGATCGCAGGCAGGGAATCTCGGCACGGACCCGACATTTCACGTGAAGGAGTGCAGCGCGATATCCTTCCCATCATCGAAGGCAGCACGGTAACCTCGAAATACGGAGCGGTGCGCACACATCATATTCTGTTCATTGCTGCCGGTGCATTTCATGTCTCAAGTCCATCTGACCTTATCCCAGAACTACAGGGTAGATTCCCAATACGAGTGGAGTTGAAGAGTCTAAATAAAACTGACTTTAAATCTATTCTGACGGAACCGAAGAACGCTTTGGTCAAACAGTATACTGCTCTGCTTCACACGGAAGGGATTGAGGCAACTATCACCGATGATGCGATTGACGAAATCGCTGCACTCGCCTTCCAAGTCAATGAGTCGGTCGAGGACATTGGCGCACGTCGTCTGCATACCATCATGGAAAAACTCTTTGAAAACCTCTTTTTTGACGCACCTGACCTTGAGAAAAACAGCATCATTATTGATGCTAACTATGTCAGATCCGAATTGGCTGAAATCGTTAGAGATCAGGATC
Proteins encoded:
- the hslU gene encoding ATP-dependent protease ATPase subunit HslU, with product MDKPNATRDKNTLAAALTPRQIVEELDKYIIGQFEAKRSVAIALRNRARRQMLAEDMQDEVSPKNIIMIGSTGVGKTEIARRLARLVDAPFIKVEASKYTEIGYVGRDVESMIRDLTETAISRVKAEQTEAVQEKALESTEERLLDCIFPVPRSLQRRPRLQDEELEEPEEEDDDIILQLPFDLGSDAETEAEETKEKERERYLKTREKFRDWLREGRLEDRPVEINVKHQSMPFVEIFSPGGIEEMDINFKDMFSNILPNQTKKRRVPVSEARTILMQEESEKLIDMDAVITEAIQRVENSGIVFLDEIDKIAGRESRHGPDISREGVQRDILPIIEGSTVTSKYGAVRTHHILFIAAGAFHVSSPSDLIPELQGRFPIRVELKSLNKTDFKSILTEPKNALVKQYTALLHTEGIEATITDDAIDEIAALAFQVNESVEDIGARRLHTIMEKLFENLFFDAPDLEKNSIIIDANYVRSELAEIVRDQDLSRYIL
- the hslV gene encoding ATP-dependent protease subunit HslV — encoded protein: MTSMRIRSTTILAVRRDGEVAIGGDGQVTLGDTAMKHGARKIRKIHNDKVLIGFAGSASDAITLYENLEKKLEQYRGNLQKSAVELAREWRSDRVLRQVDALMIAADASDSYLISGSGDVIAPDDNVLAIGSGGSIALAAARAMLKYSDLTAKEIASEALQLTSEICIYTNAKIEVDTIEI